The segment ATGAAGCAAACCTGATACTGCGGCATTTCTCTTATGTAAATTTGAAGTCTCTCCTCATTTGAAGCTACCAGTTCACTAACAATATAATATGCTTTTTTTCTTTGACTAACTGATTGTTTATTTGCTTTAGCTTCAATTAAATTAACTAGATCCATTTTAGTTCCTCCTTAGAAATTGGTTTGGTAAATACAAAATCGGCTATTTCCTTAATTATTTGCTCATGTGATACCGTAAAGTAATTTATTTCATCATAAATCGCATATTTTAAATCTGAAATTAATTCTTCATATTCATTTTCAAATTTCTTATCTGTTAATACACCGTGTAAAAACTCAATATACTTTTCTTCATGCTTAAAGATAAACTCAGTTCTTATTATTTCTAACAACTTCAGATGTTTTAACTCTTCATAACAATTCATCTTTTCAGCTAATAGCAAAAGTCGAACCTCCCAATATAGTAATTTATTTCCCCTAAACCATTAACTGATCTTATTACCTCATCCAAATGGTAATCCGTTTCCAAAAAGGCGATGGAATTCCTATTCTATCGTTATTTTTTGTTGACATCACATTCTGAACACTGTATATTAGTCTTATACAAAAGATACCGATTTTGTAGAAATCAAAAATTGGTATGTTTCTATAGAAAACGAACCAAATAAATTATAAGAACATTTTTTAAAAACCAAAAAAGTATACACTTATTTAAGGCATCCCAAATTCGGTATGTCTATTACTCGTTTAATAAGTGTTCTGTGTAACCATCTTAAATTGTTTTACTAATTTTAGCAATAGATTTTTCAGATTTATTTATTTTTAATCTTCAATCCATTGAAACTCCTAAAAACTTTTTGAACCCTAGCCCGATAAGTGGAATTAGTACCAACATTATCATTGCAAAGAATAAGTATCCCATTATACAAGCCCTTCTTCTTTAATTGAAGATGCTTCTATTGCTGAGGATAACAGTTTATTTAAGCGAGCAAATAATTTATTAAGAAATGATTCTTCCTGTTGGAATTCTTCGTCACTTTCGATTTCTTCAAGCTCAGAATAAAAAGCCATCTTCATTTCTTCTAGCTCTAATCCCCAAACGTACAGCTCATCAGTGTTTAATCCTTCAAATGATTGAATATTGTTTAAGTAGTTTTTCATTATGTATCTCTCCCTTAAATTTTAATTTGTTAGGGGCGAACGACTTGTTTACCCTTTTATTACTTACCTTTGACATCTTCTGTAAGGTACAAATTATCTGTGTCTCTAAGTTGTTTATCTATCGCTGGTGAATTGATCCATTTGAATATTGGCTCATTTAACTTGAGTGCCATGTTATTTATGAACTCTTCTTCGTCCTCAAGATCATCTGGAATCTTTCCAAGGTTGTAATTTTCACCAACTTTGTAATACTCTCCGATAGGTTCTGCAAGTTGTTTTGTGAAATGGAGTTCGTTTTCGCAAATGTATAAGCAATTTTCTTCGTTAAAATTATATCCTTTTACTATCCAACCTCCTATATCAAAAAATGATTTATCTTCTCGCTGTACTGAAACGTCTACAATTAGCTTTATAACCTCTGCCATGACTATCAGCTCCTTTTGACTACGTTTCGTTGTTTCTGTAACCTTATAATACCCTATACTACATTTCGTAGTCAACTACTTTTTGTAGTCATTTTGTAAATTTTTTGCTATAATTTTAAAAAAAAGAAGTTAGTAAGGGGAAATGTAATGACAAAGAGAGTTAAATCTAATCTCAAAAAAATAATTGATTCTAAAGGAATTACGCTAAGACAACTTGAAGCAATGACTTTGTTCCCTGGCGATGAAAAACCCAGAGTTAAATTTGAAACAATTAGAAGGCTATACCATGACACAACAATGCAATATCAAAGAGACTCCATAGGGATATTGTGTGAAGTCCTGAAGGTTGAATTATCTGAGTTGCTTGTACTAATTGATAAAGAAGAAACTCCAGCAGAGAATTAGTAACTCTGCTTTTTTTATTGCTCAAATACATAGTCAAACAGTGAATTAAGCTTGTACTTCAGGAATATTCGTTTCACGATTCCATTAAAGAATCCATTGATTGACTGTATGTTATTGCGACTTCTTTTAATCTTAGCTATAAGCACTTTCAAAGCTTCCAGTGAAGCCATATGAAAATGCACAGTGGATAATTGTGAAGTTCTATGGTGTATGTATGCAATTCGATATAATTCGCTGATTTGACTTGGTGTAAAGAAATAAGATGCATAGTCAGCAAAGTTTTCAGCTACGAAATTAGAAATAACTTTAGGTTCATTACGAACAAGTTCTTCTGTACGTATATTATCTGTTAAAATATTGTTAGTTTGATAATTGTTAGTTTCATGGCAGGTCAATTGTTCCTGTTTAAGTGGTTCAAAACGGTTAAACACGTATACATTGCTTGATTGAGATCCATTTTTACGCTCTGTTTCGTGTACAACTAATAAGCCAATTGATGCTGCTTTAATCACCATACGCTTGAATGTGGAGCGGCTAATAGCATACTGATCTAATTCATGTGTAGCCTTTGTAACCGTAGCTATTTTTGCATTACTAACACCAGCTACACGAGCACAGAAACGGATAAGACGTTTAAGTCCGATTAATTCTGATTTGGTGAATTTCTCTTTTATATCCAACATCCATTGTTCTATATTATTATTAAAATCCTTAATATCTCTAAATTGTGATAAATGTTTAAATTGATCAATATTACCTTGTTGCATGACAAATAACCTCCAATTTTTATTTGAAGGCATGACCAAAGAAACGTATGCTTGTCCTTGATTTTTTTAAGGAAATAACATACAATAAAGATACCTAATAAGTGTTTCTTCGGAACACGCCAAGATCTAACTATTCGCAGTAGTTGGATCTTTTTTTATTTTGTTTTATCTCATATTCATTAACGGGCTACTTGATATAGCTTTAATTTGTAATTGCTCATGACTCATTGAAGCTAAATAACGTTGTGTAGTTGATACTTCACTGTGACCAAGCAGCAAACTTAATGAATGAAGATCAAGATTACCTTTTGTCAGAGTTTGAACAGCGAAGAAATGTCTTAAAGTATGTGGACTAACTCTTACACTTTCATTTTTTATTTTCGCTCGTCTACCAGCTTCTTTTATGATGTTATCTAAAGCTACATGAGAAAGGCTTGTCCCTGTGTATGATAAAAAATAATGATCTGATGACAACTTATCCTGGAAATATTCCCGTTTAAACCTTTCGTACTTAATTAAAATCCTTTTCAGTGCTGGTGATATGAAAACATTTCTCTCTTTATTCCCTTTTCCATTGACCAAAATAGTAATACCATTTACATTTTTGCTTAATAATCCACGTATCTCGATTGATCTCAAACCACAATCTGCAAGCATAGCCACTATTGCCTTATTTCTCGTTTCGAGATAGTTCTTATAGCTATAAGCATCGATCATTGCTTGAACTTCAGCTACAGAAAATCCTTGTATTAACTTTTTAGGCACTTTAGGAGTATCGACTTTCTTCGCTATGTTCTCCTTTATGTACCCTTCTTTTTCACACCAACTAAAGAAAGCTGAGACCATTTTAAACATAGACACTATACTCTGTGGCTTTAATCCATCCTTCTGTTTTAATCGTACATATGACTTTAAATCAAATACTGTTATGTTTTCTAATTGATCAATTCCACGCTTTTCATTTAGGTACTGTTTTAGTTGTTTGTACTCTTGACGTTTATTTTTCATGGTTTTAGGAGTAAAACCCTTTGCTTCACAATGATATAAATACTCGTTTAATACATCTTCAAATTCCAATGAAAAAACCACCTTCCCCATGGTTAAGTTTTCACAGGAAAAGTGGTTTTAAATTAGTTTGATGAAAGTTACACCAGAAGGTTAAACCAACTGCGATGCAAATTCTAGATGAAAGATTCACTCAACAAGGCATTTTATGGAAACCTTTATCTATTAAACGCTATGTAACAGCGTAGAACCTACAACCACAAAGGTTTATTTGCCTTGTTGTTTGTTCATAGCAGCCATCATTTGATTGATTTTCTTTTGGGATGGTTTCATTCCCATTTGCATCATCATCATTTTAAGCATTTGCTCGTTAATTGGTGGGTTGTTCTTCAAGTAAGTCATCATGTATCTACGTGCGATGAAGAACCCAATAGCTAGTCCAGCAATCAATGCCAAAACACCAATTAGAATATAAAGCCATAGCATAATTTCTTTTCCTCCTTCATGTTGTCTATTACTTAGTGTACTAGACCAAAGAATATTATACAATATTTGTCCGTTAATTTCTCATGTTCATATCAAATTTCTTTCTTTTATTGGCTTTAGCCATCCAAATCGCGCATTTTCGATGTCTATCGCCAAAAAGGACGGTTCGTTTTTCCTTAATATTTCAAAGAAAATTGACTCAGCATCATAATACCCTTCTGCTTCAATTATTATGTATTTTGACGTTAAGCTCAACTGGGCACTGCTTAAGTTTCCATTTTCTATGTAATAAGTATGGTTGTCCTGCTGCTTAAAGCTTTTAATTTTCTGTAAATCGTTAAAAAGCAGCTTTTGAATTTTCCAAACTGATATAGGAAGTGTGATAAAGTCTATTTGTTTTTCTGTCTCCACTTTAAGCAAGGAATCGTCTGTTTTAGTATGCTCAGAAAATAATTTGTAAAACATTCTTTCTTTCCCATGATAATCTGCAGCAATATCCTCTTTTATTAAATACAAATAATATTTTCTCATACTCTTTGCACACCCGCCTATTTGCATCTTTTCTTCTATTATAAGGAAGCAAATGTACAAGTTGTGTCTCAAGCTGTTAAAAAAACAGACTAGTTTTGTCGAATCCTTCATTTATTGGAATATTGTTAAGCAATCAAAAAGAGAAGAGCCGTCAGCTCTTCTCTTTTATGCAGAAATTAGTTGTTATCCAACACAGCTTTCAAGCGTGCAACTACATTGCTTACTGTGAAGCCATACTCTTCCAAGATTTTGTTTCCTGGTGCAGAAGCGCCGAAAGTATCAATTCCTAATACTTCACCTTCATCTCCAGCATATCGATGCCATCCAAGTGAGCTACCCATCTCAAGTGCAAGACGTTTTTTCACTGATTTTGGAATAACGCTGTTTTTGTATTCAGCTGACTGTTGTTCGAAGCGATCCCATGATGGCATGCTGACAACTGATACAGAGATTCCTTCTGTTTCTAATGCTTTTTGTGCTTCAACTGCTAGGCCAACCTCTGATCCAGCTGCTAAAAGAAGTGCATCAGGAGTTTCTTTACTTGCAGGTGAGATTACATATGCACCTTTAGAAACGCCTTCGTATGCGTTAGTGTCAGTTCCTTTAATAGTTGGCAAGTTTTGACGAGTCAAAACTAATGCTGTTGGTTTGTCAGTAGATTCTAAAGAAAGCTTCCATGCTGCAGCTGTCTCGTTTCCGTCTGCTGGACGGATTACAGAAAGATTTGGCATTGCACGCAATCCAGCAAGCTGTTCAACAGGCTCATGTGTAGGACCGTCCTCACCAACCGCGATGCTATCATGTGTAAATACATAAGTTACAGGCAATCCCATAATTGCTGCAAGTCTGATTGCTGGTTTCAGGTAATCAGAGAATACGAAGAACGTTCCTCCAAATATTCTTAAACCGCCATGTAGCGCAATACCGTTCATTGCAGCACCCATTGCGAATTCCCTTACACCGAACCAGATGTTTCTGCCTTCATAATTTTCAGGAGTAAAGTCTTTCTCACCTTTAATCATTGTGTTGTTGCTTCCTGCCAAGTCAGCAGAACCGCCAATGAATGAAGGAAGGTTTTTAGCGATACCGTTTAGCACTTCACCAGAAGATGCACGGCTTGCAAGGCTTTTGCCTTCTTCATAAACAGGAATATCTTTATCCCAGCCTTCTGGCAGCTCGTCTGAAATTGCAAGCTTGAATTGCTTAGCCAGTTCAGGGTATTCGTTTTCATACTGTGCAAGAAGATCTGTCCATTCTTGTTCTTTCTTGGCTCCATTATCAGCAATTGTTGCTTTGAAATGCTCATAAACCTCTTCAGGAACATAGAAATCTTCTTCGAAAGTCCATTTGTATGCTTCTTTCGTAAGTTTGATTTCATCTGCACCAAGTGGAGCACCATGTGAAGCAGATTTACCCGATTTGTTTGGTGAACCGTATCCGATCACTGTTTTTACTTCAATAAGTGTTGGATGGTTTTCGTCTGATTTTGCTTCCTCTAAAGCAGAAGTCAATGCTTGCAGATCGTTTCCATCTTCTACACGCAAGTATTGCCATCCGTATGACTTAAAGCGTTGCTCAACACTTTCAGAGAAGGACTTGTCCAAATCTCCGTCTAATGAGATATCATTAGAATCATAAAGAACAACTAATCTGCCTAACTTTAAGTGTGCTGCTAGAGAAGCTGCTTCTGCAGAAACACCTTCCATTAAATCGCCATCACCGCAAATGCCGTATGTAAAGTGGTCTACAACTTGATAAGAGTCTCTGTTATAAGTAGCTGCCAAATGTCTTTCAGCCAATGCCATACCAACAGCCATAGCGATACCTTGACCAAGTGGTCCAGTCGTTGCATCAACACCAGCTGTATGCTTGTACTCAGGATGGCCAGGTGTTTTACTTCCCCATTGACGGAATTGCTTCAAGTCTTCGATTGATAAATCATAACCGGATAAATGCAGCAAGCTGTATAGCAATGCAGAACCGTGTCCTGCAGAAAGAACAAAACGATCGCGGTTAAACCAAGTTGGATTTTTTGGATTATGGTTCATGAAAGAAGTCCATAATTTATATGCCATCGGAGCTGCCCCCATTGGCATTCCTGGATGGCCGGAATTAGCTTTTTCGATACTATCAATCGCTAATGTGCGAATTGAACTAATAGATAAGTTATCAATTGTTTCTGTCATTCACTAACATCCTCTCATTTATAAATCGTACATACTTATAATAAATGTCTCGGCTTTATAACACAACTCATTAGATTATAAGATGTCTGACTTTTATAGTATAAACCCATTTCGAACAAAAAAAAATACCGCTATCATTAATTAATGCACTATTCTTAGCAATTTTCCTATAATAGCTTATCCAATTTCACTAAAAATGCTTATAAATTTATTATAATGATAGTAATATTTTTGATTTTAAGTTATTCCCACCATAAAAATTAGCCTATAAGTCATTATCAAGTTCAGCTTTTATACTAGGTGTATATTCATTTATAGCAGTATCTAAATCCAGTCTTTATGTAACTCTAAAAATGTTTTCATACCAAATTCCTTTACAGCAAATTACTGTATAAAAAAAATCATGGCAATTCATTTGCCATGATTTTTTAATGAAGCTTTTTCTTTTCTTGAATGTCCTTAATTTTTTGAGGAGTAACATCGTCCCCATTTGGATCATAAATCTTAACATTTTCAAGTGTGTTTAACATGGAAGAACGGAATGACTTTAAATATTCTGCACGTAATTTTGTTTGTTCTTTTGCTTCCGTTTCCGTTAAACCTTGTTCTTTTTTCTTCTTTGCTAATTCATTTATACGATTAAGCTGTTCATTTGTTATCATTGTTTTTCTCCTTTTCCACCCATTTTTTTTGATACTACCGTGTTTATATGGGACAGAATCTATCTTATCA is part of the Niallia taxi genome and harbors:
- a CDS encoding DUF896 domain-containing protein; translation: MITNEQLNRINELAKKKKEQGLTETEAKEQTKLRAEYLKSFRSSMLNTLENVKIYDPNGDDVTPQKIKDIQEKKKLH
- a CDS encoding tyrosine-type recombinase/integrase, producing MEFEDVLNEYLYHCEAKGFTPKTMKNKRQEYKQLKQYLNEKRGIDQLENITVFDLKSYVRLKQKDGLKPQSIVSMFKMVSAFFSWCEKEGYIKENIAKKVDTPKVPKKLIQGFSVAEVQAMIDAYSYKNYLETRNKAIVAMLADCGLRSIEIRGLLSKNVNGITILVNGKGNKERNVFISPALKRILIKYERFKREYFQDKLSSDHYFLSYTGTSLSHVALDNIIKEAGRRAKIKNESVRVSPHTLRHFFAVQTLTKGNLDLHSLSLLLGHSEVSTTQRYLASMSHEQLQIKAISSSPLMNMR
- the tkt gene encoding transketolase, yielding MTETIDNLSISSIRTLAIDSIEKANSGHPGMPMGAAPMAYKLWTSFMNHNPKNPTWFNRDRFVLSAGHGSALLYSLLHLSGYDLSIEDLKQFRQWGSKTPGHPEYKHTAGVDATTGPLGQGIAMAVGMALAERHLAATYNRDSYQVVDHFTYGICGDGDLMEGVSAEAASLAAHLKLGRLVVLYDSNDISLDGDLDKSFSESVEQRFKSYGWQYLRVEDGNDLQALTSALEEAKSDENHPTLIEVKTVIGYGSPNKSGKSASHGAPLGADEIKLTKEAYKWTFEEDFYVPEEVYEHFKATIADNGAKKEQEWTDLLAQYENEYPELAKQFKLAISDELPEGWDKDIPVYEEGKSLASRASSGEVLNGIAKNLPSFIGGSADLAGSNNTMIKGEKDFTPENYEGRNIWFGVREFAMGAAMNGIALHGGLRIFGGTFFVFSDYLKPAIRLAAIMGLPVTYVFTHDSIAVGEDGPTHEPVEQLAGLRAMPNLSVIRPADGNETAAAWKLSLESTDKPTALVLTRQNLPTIKGTDTNAYEGVSKGAYVISPASKETPDALLLAAGSEVGLAVEAQKALETEGISVSVVSMPSWDRFEQQSAEYKNSVIPKSVKKRLALEMGSSLGWHRYAGDEGEVLGIDTFGASAPGNKILEEYGFTVSNVVARLKAVLDNN
- a CDS encoding helix-turn-helix domain-containing protein, giving the protein MTKRVKSNLKKIIDSKGITLRQLEAMTLFPGDEKPRVKFETIRRLYHDTTMQYQRDSIGILCEVLKVELSELLVLIDKEETPAEN
- the sirA gene encoding sporulation inhibitor of replication protein SirA: MRKYYLYLIKEDIAADYHGKERMFYKLFSEHTKTDDSLLKVETEKQIDFITLPISVWKIQKLLFNDLQKIKSFKQQDNHTYYIENGNLSSAQLSLTSKYIIIEAEGYYDAESIFFEILRKNEPSFLAIDIENARFGWLKPIKERNLI
- a CDS encoding YneF family protein; the protein is MLWLYILIGVLALIAGLAIGFFIARRYMMTYLKNNPPINEQMLKMMMMQMGMKPSQKKINQMMAAMNKQQGK